A window of Xiphophorus hellerii strain 12219 chromosome 7, Xiphophorus_hellerii-4.1, whole genome shotgun sequence contains these coding sequences:
- the dap1b gene encoding death-associated protein-like 1 homolog, whose protein sequence is MVQQLSKSGAKEARLLKAGHPPAVKAGGKRVAKKTLEDGSAHGTPEKETKSRSLATSNRMQQVGLLLTGTLDKLSHDFPETPVSVRHSKVRPAVERSHCPRNFCIQQPRKF, encoded by the exons ATGGTGCAACAACTCTCCAAATCTGGAGCAAAAGAGGCTCGTCTGCTCAAAGCTGGGCACCCACCAGCAG TGAAGGCAGGAGGAAAACGAGTTGCCAAGAAAACCCTGGAGGATGGATCTGCCCATGGGACTCctgagaaagagacaaagag CCGGTCTCTTGCCACCTCCAACAGGATGCAACAAGTTGGGCTTCTTCTGACTGGGACTCTTgacaag CTGAGTCATGACTTTCCAGAGACCCCTGTGAGCGTGAGGCACAGCAAGGTGCGCCCTGCTGTGGAAAGGTCTCACTGCCCCCGGAACTTCTGCATCCAGCAGCCCAGGAAGTTTTGA